The DNA sequence TCGATCCCGGTCGCCTCGCGGACGTTCCGTTTCGCCCCGGCTTCGAGCGACTCGTCGGCGGCGACCGCGCCGCGGGGCGGTGCCCACTCGTTGTGGCGGTCGCGAACGAGCAGGGTCTCGTCGGCGTCGTTGGTGACCCGCACGCCCGCCGCGGCGTGCTCGGCGGTGTCGACCGCGGCGGCCTCCTCGTACCGGGGGCCCGAGACCGACCAGCTCGCCTGGTGGACCGGCGCGGAGCCGTACTCGTCCGTCAGTCGCGAGAGCTGGTCGGTGACCCAGCCCTCCGACCGCTCGGAAGCGCTCATGACACCACCACATCGGTCGGCAGTATAAATCCGGTGTATCGTTCACCGCCGACCGGCCGCCGATTCACCTCATTTCATCCTTTCAGACGTTTCATAGTGGTATTTTCTCAAATAACTGGCTATATTTACACGTGTT is a window from the Halococcus hamelinensis 100A6 genome containing:
- a CDS encoding NUDIX domain-containing protein; its protein translation is MSASERSEGWVTDQLSRLTDEYGSAPVHQASWSVSGPRYEEAAAVDTAEHAAAGVRVTNDADETLLVRDRHNEWAPPRGAVAADESLEAGAKRNVREATGIDCEVEGVERITIVSIGDESDRDRPPIYCLVVLFVGSCGSDQTVQCTESPVRWRHSRPGDSLDPGVLAI